A genome region from Gadus chalcogrammus isolate NIFS_2021 chromosome 5, NIFS_Gcha_1.0, whole genome shotgun sequence includes the following:
- the LOC130383147 gene encoding cytochrome c oxidase subunit 8A, mitochondrial produces MSGLVKAAAARVAPAMRTGIITQRASLYTRPAKEKLGTAETAIGLGMFSLAILGPSGWILAHLEEYKKKE; encoded by the exons ATGTCTGGACTCGTTAAGGCTGCCGCGGCCCGTGTGGCCCCTGCAATGCGGACCGGCATCATCACCCAGCGGGCCTCCCTCTACACCCGGCCCGCTAAGGAGAAGCTCGGCACCGCC GAAACTGCCATCGGACTGGGCATGTTCTCCTTGGCCATCCTGGGACCATCTGGATGGATTCTAGCCCACTTGGAGGAATACAAGAAGAAAGAATGA